The following coding sequences lie in one Gracilinanus agilis isolate LMUSP501 unplaced genomic scaffold, AgileGrace unplaced_scaffold46740, whole genome shotgun sequence genomic window:
- the LOC123255445 gene encoding disrupted in schizophrenia 1 homolog: protein PHDVFNSSFSFIRLSLQCAGERGEAEGCLPTREREPPCQSSTEVRAENTSVDELVRRQGSIGAFTSGYESNIMASDHGWDILVKKYEPVLMGCLLSNQALLK, encoded by the exons TCCTCATGATGTCTTTAACTCAAGCTTTAGCTTCATTCGACTTTCTCTCCAATGTGCTGGGGAGCGGGGAGAAGCTGAAGGTTGCCTACCcaccagagagagagagccccCCTGCCAAAGTTCCACAGAGGTACGAGCAGAAAATACCAGTGTGGATGAATTGGTCAGGAGGCAGGGCAGTATAGGAGCCT TTACCTCAGGCTATGAGAGCAACATCATGGCAAGTGATCACGGCTGGGACATCCTGGTCAAGAAATATGAGCCAGTGCTGATGGGCTGCCTTCTGAGCAACCAGGCTCTGCTAAAG